In Rouxiella sp. WC2420, the following proteins share a genomic window:
- a CDS encoding N-acetyltransferase family protein, with translation MTTKPIAVGIANLGDLNGIMLLQEQNLAINNGTLSSGLAEETIKLMMQEMPIIVARQGDDVVGFMMSATLERNANIPIVHAMLSVYRGGDNAYLYGPVCVSEKARNKGLAKKMFEELKLQIKGRQGVLFIRNDNAPSINAHKNMGMQAVAEFSYNDAAYTVFSFFS, from the coding sequence ATGACTACTAAACCTATTGCAGTTGGCATCGCAAACTTAGGTGATCTGAACGGGATTATGCTGTTACAGGAGCAAAATCTGGCGATCAACAATGGCACACTTTCCTCGGGTCTCGCTGAAGAAACCATTAAGTTAATGATGCAGGAGATGCCGATTATCGTGGCGCGGCAAGGGGATGACGTCGTGGGTTTTATGATGTCAGCCACGTTGGAACGTAATGCGAATATACCCATTGTGCATGCCATGCTTTCAGTTTATCGCGGTGGGGATAATGCGTATCTCTATGGGCCGGTCTGCGTTAGCGAAAAAGCCAGAAATAAAGGCTTGGCAAAGAAAATGTTCGAAGAGTTGAAATTACAGATTAAAGGGCGGCAAGGAGTGTTATTTATTCGTAATGATAATGCACCTTCAATCAATGCCCATAAAAATATGGGCATGCAAGCCGTGGCGGAATTTAGTTATAACGATGCTGCATACACCGTATTTTCATTCTTTAGCTGA
- a CDS encoding oxidoreductase, which produces MTVSKIILITGVSSGFGRALAQEALNSGYRVVGTVRNDAAKTAFEALNTARAFARVLDITDFNAIEGIIADVEASIGPIDVLVNNAGYGHEGVMEESPLEDMKRQFDVNVFGAVAMTKAVVPFMRQRRHGHILNITSMGGFITMPGIAYYCGSKFALEGISEVLGKELKPFNIAVTAVAPGSFRTDWAGRSMVRTPRTIADYDPLFDPIRQAREEKNGKQLGDPAKAARAMLVAIESDSPPAHLLLGSDALGLVRDKLKALASEIDIWESVTRSTDG; this is translated from the coding sequence ATGACTGTTTCTAAAATTATTTTAATCACTGGTGTCAGCAGCGGCTTTGGACGAGCTTTGGCGCAAGAAGCCTTAAATAGTGGCTATCGCGTAGTAGGCACCGTGCGTAACGACGCTGCAAAAACTGCCTTTGAAGCACTGAATACTGCACGGGCCTTTGCGCGTGTTCTTGATATCACTGATTTTAATGCGATTGAAGGGATTATTGCTGACGTTGAGGCCTCTATCGGGCCGATTGATGTACTGGTTAATAATGCCGGATACGGGCACGAAGGCGTGATGGAAGAGTCACCGCTGGAAGACATGAAACGCCAGTTTGATGTCAATGTGTTTGGCGCAGTGGCAATGACCAAGGCCGTGGTTCCTTTTATGCGCCAGCGTCGCCATGGGCATATCCTCAATATCACCTCGATGGGGGGATTTATCACCATGCCAGGTATCGCCTATTACTGTGGCAGCAAGTTCGCTTTGGAGGGGATTTCGGAAGTTTTAGGGAAAGAGCTAAAACCTTTTAATATTGCCGTCACCGCAGTAGCACCGGGCTCCTTTCGAACCGATTGGGCAGGGCGATCAATGGTCAGGACACCGCGAACGATTGCTGATTACGATCCGTTGTTCGACCCTATTCGCCAGGCGCGAGAAGAGAAAAACGGCAAGCAGCTCGGCGATCCGGCCAAAGCGGCGCGGGCGATGCTGGTGGCAATTGAGAGTGACTCGCCTCCGGCCCATTTGCTGCTGGGAAGCGACGCATTGGGCCTGGTACGTGACAAGCTTAAAGCTTTAGCCAGCGAAATTGATATCTGGGAAAGCGTTACGCGCTCAACGGATGGTTAA
- a CDS encoding AraC family transcriptional regulator N-terminal domain-containing protein codes for MAERLLILAPNEGYNLTALPDVRFLRSNRPLARTPVLYDPGIVIVCQGSKRGYFGDKTYVYDQQHYLAVSVPVPFVMETDASPKSPLLAIYLHLDFQLAAELLIEMERHGVPQPTGSPESMMSSPLDPALRLSVLHFLEVMGNPLDAAILGPALVREMYYRILSGAQGNAMRAALGMQGQFGKIGKALRRIHATYATRLDLAQLAEEAGMSVPTFHSHFKAITQTSPMQYLKSTRLHQARLMMVRQGITAAVASQSVGYESPSQFNREFKRLFGLPPAEETRRMRENFAVPPAHAASAFVSSH; via the coding sequence ATGGCTGAACGTCTTTTGATACTGGCTCCAAACGAGGGTTATAACCTGACCGCCCTGCCAGACGTGCGTTTTCTGCGTTCCAATCGCCCACTGGCAAGGACTCCGGTGCTTTACGATCCCGGGATTGTCATTGTCTGTCAGGGTTCAAAACGCGGATATTTTGGCGATAAGACTTACGTTTATGATCAACAGCATTATCTGGCGGTTTCTGTTCCTGTGCCGTTTGTAATGGAAACAGATGCTTCACCCAAGAGCCCTTTACTGGCTATTTATTTACATCTGGATTTCCAGTTAGCGGCTGAATTGCTCATTGAAATGGAGCGGCACGGCGTTCCACAGCCCACTGGTTCGCCAGAAAGCATGATGTCTAGCCCGCTGGACCCTGCGTTGAGATTATCAGTACTTCATTTTCTGGAAGTGATGGGCAACCCGTTGGATGCGGCAATATTGGGGCCCGCTTTGGTGCGCGAAATGTATTACCGCATTCTGTCTGGCGCACAGGGGAACGCGATGCGCGCGGCGCTTGGAATGCAGGGCCAATTTGGCAAGATTGGCAAAGCATTACGGCGTATTCATGCAACCTACGCCACGCGACTGGATTTGGCCCAACTGGCCGAGGAAGCAGGCATGAGCGTGCCGACTTTTCATAGTCACTTCAAAGCGATAACTCAGACCTCACCGATGCAATATCTCAAGTCGACACGTTTACATCAGGCGCGGTTGATGATGGTCCGCCAAGGCATTACGGCGGCAGTCGCCAGCCAGTCGGTTGGCTATGAAAGCCCTTCGCAATTCAACCGAGAGTTCAAACGGCTGTTTGGCTTACCTCCCGCGGAAGAGACTCGCCGCATGCGGGAAAATTTTGCCGTCCCTCCGGCTCATGCAGCCTCGGCGTTCGTTTCCTCGCACTGA
- a CDS encoding sigma-70 family RNA polymerase sigma factor — translation MKETDARALQWPALMARAQAGDRKAYNQLLKAMVPAIRVFVRKKISDEVLVEDVIQETLITIHRVRHTYDPQRPILPWVAAITSARAIDALRQYGRRQEVQDEDAVFNYPVEHGGAEQDLHEELSGYLGVLPQRQREMVEFVHLREKSLAQVADENNLSVSAVKSLLHRAMLSLRKYGRDNHEKP, via the coding sequence ATGAAGGAAACTGATGCCCGCGCGTTGCAATGGCCTGCACTGATGGCCCGCGCGCAGGCAGGCGATAGAAAAGCCTATAACCAACTGCTAAAAGCGATGGTGCCAGCCATCAGGGTATTCGTGCGCAAAAAAATCAGCGACGAGGTGTTGGTGGAGGACGTTATTCAGGAGACGTTGATCACCATTCATCGCGTTCGTCATACCTATGATCCCCAACGTCCGATTTTACCATGGGTCGCGGCCATTACTTCGGCGCGAGCTATCGATGCGTTACGCCAGTACGGGCGCAGGCAAGAGGTTCAGGACGAAGACGCCGTATTTAATTATCCCGTTGAACATGGCGGTGCCGAGCAGGATTTGCATGAAGAATTAAGCGGTTATCTGGGAGTCTTGCCGCAACGCCAGCGTGAGATGGTGGAGTTTGTACACCTTCGTGAAAAAAGCCTGGCGCAGGTTGCCGATGAAAATAATCTTTCTGTCTCGGCGGTAAAATCATTATTGCATCGCGCGATGCTCAGCCTTCGTAAATACGGAAGGGATAATCATGAGAAGCCATGA
- a CDS encoding 2-hydroxyacid dehydrogenase, producing the protein MTSKIKLLVLNTLSEEHQAALAQACITTFAATPETRAAVIKEKGAEFTAVLTIGLLGLTREEMLSMPFLKLICCMGAGYEGIDVQAARSLGITLVNGRGTNDNCAADHAMGLVIATMRNFRKLDQLCRDGVWRTAIAQPTNISGKRMGIFGLGMIGEKIAKRAAAFDMEIGYHNRNPKPESTYTYFDHLLALAEWCDVLVCAAPGGAETMHIIDSAVLSRLGPKGYLINIGRGSLVETTLLAEALRDGVIAGAGIDVYETEPARPEALLELDNLLITPHLAGWSPEATQAQLDLVLANLDGYFSGNGAITPV; encoded by the coding sequence ATGACCTCGAAGATTAAGTTGCTGGTTCTTAATACATTGAGCGAAGAACATCAGGCGGCTCTGGCGCAGGCCTGTATTACCACATTTGCGGCAACCCCCGAAACGCGTGCGGCTGTCATCAAAGAAAAAGGCGCTGAGTTTACTGCGGTGCTGACCATCGGCTTGCTGGGTTTGACCCGGGAAGAGATGCTATCTATGCCTTTTCTTAAGCTCATCTGCTGTATGGGCGCGGGTTATGAGGGTATTGATGTTCAGGCCGCTCGTTCATTGGGAATTACCCTCGTAAACGGTCGCGGCACCAATGATAACTGCGCGGCCGATCACGCCATGGGTCTGGTAATAGCGACTATGCGTAATTTCCGTAAACTCGATCAATTATGCCGCGACGGCGTTTGGCGCACTGCTATTGCTCAGCCGACCAATATTTCCGGCAAGCGAATGGGCATTTTTGGCTTAGGAATGATCGGTGAGAAGATTGCCAAACGCGCGGCAGCATTCGACATGGAAATTGGTTATCACAATCGCAATCCAAAGCCGGAATCTACTTACACCTATTTTGATCATTTGCTGGCGTTGGCCGAGTGGTGCGATGTATTGGTTTGCGCTGCTCCCGGCGGTGCAGAAACCATGCATATTATTGACTCGGCGGTGCTGTCCAGGCTAGGTCCTAAAGGTTATCTGATCAATATTGGTCGCGGTAGTCTGGTGGAAACGACTCTGCTTGCCGAGGCGCTACGTGATGGTGTCATCGCGGGTGCCGGGATTGATGTTTATGAAACCGAGCCGGCGCGCCCCGAGGCGCTGCTTGAACTCGACAACTTGCTCATCACCCCGCATCTCGCCGGATGGTCTCCAGAAGCCACTCAGGCACAGCTGGATCTCGTATTGGCTAATCTTGACGGATATTTTTCCGGAAATGGTGCAATCACGCCGGTGTGA
- a CDS encoding peroxiredoxin codes for MRMKSTLGTLAVAAVLGLSLPVTSAFAALQVGEKAPDFQLKAALAGKPTTFSLDKALQKGPVVLYFFPAAFSAGCTIEAHDFAEATADFDKQGATVIGVTAGNVDQIAKFSQLECRDKFTVAADPGAKVAAEYKNTMQAKGNTLSDRTSYVIAPDGKILLSYTDKNPDAHIQKALDAVKKYRQANPA; via the coding sequence TGGTTTAAGTTTGCCTGTGACTTCCGCGTTTGCCGCATTGCAGGTTGGTGAGAAAGCCCCTGATTTCCAGCTTAAAGCCGCTCTGGCCGGTAAGCCGACCACCTTCTCTTTAGATAAAGCGTTGCAGAAAGGGCCGGTTGTGCTGTATTTCTTCCCGGCGGCTTTTAGCGCGGGTTGTACCATTGAAGCCCACGATTTCGCCGAAGCCACCGCAGATTTTGACAAGCAGGGCGCAACGGTGATTGGCGTTACTGCCGGAAACGTCGACCAAATCGCTAAATTCTCCCAGCTCGAATGTCGCGATAAATTTACTGTCGCTGCTGATCCAGGCGCTAAAGTTGCCGCAGAATACAAAAATACCATGCAGGCGAAAGGCAATACCTTGTCCGACCGTACTTCTTATGTCATTGCCCCGGACGGCAAAATCCTGCTGAGCTATACCGATAAAAACCCGGATGCCCATATCCAGAAAGCATTAGACGCCGTGAAAAAATACCGTCAGGCCAACCCGGCTTAA
- a CDS encoding LysR substrate-binding domain-containing protein — MKYDLNLLPVLVALMEERNVTRAAERLGMTQPALSNALNRLRDMLHDPLFIRERYGMRPTQMAEELMPVITTALASLDDVIQGQQEFDPSKTTRLFTLAPNSYVEFVLMPALVARLRESAPGIRVRLMPFGNDLIETGVISGTTDMVLGRIVDAPNNMVVQHLIDEGLACVVRADHPEIGNHLTAEQYERIKHVNVLPPGRMRAGLYQALEQQGLKRQVAVSVTHFLAVPEMIAVTDYCATLPGLICRHLAKDPRLKVIPAPVNLGTFPVEMGWHVRYRHDPAHRWLRSLIGSLAKELLAGSESSA, encoded by the coding sequence ATGAAATACGATCTGAATTTACTGCCAGTTTTGGTCGCGCTGATGGAAGAACGCAACGTGACTCGCGCCGCTGAACGGCTTGGCATGACGCAACCCGCGCTTTCCAATGCGTTAAATCGTCTACGCGATATGCTGCACGACCCTTTATTTATTCGTGAACGTTACGGTATGCGCCCGACACAGATGGCCGAGGAGCTGATGCCGGTGATCACAACTGCGCTGGCAAGCCTTGATGATGTGATACAGGGTCAGCAGGAGTTCGACCCCTCGAAAACCACGCGGCTGTTTACTCTCGCGCCGAACAGTTATGTCGAGTTTGTGCTGATGCCCGCACTGGTGGCGCGGCTACGTGAGTCTGCGCCGGGTATTCGTGTTCGACTGATGCCTTTTGGTAATGACTTGATTGAAACCGGCGTGATTTCCGGTACTACGGATATGGTGCTGGGAAGAATCGTTGATGCGCCGAATAATATGGTGGTGCAGCATTTAATTGATGAAGGACTGGCTTGCGTGGTGCGTGCCGACCATCCTGAAATTGGCAATCACTTAACGGCTGAACAGTATGAGCGAATTAAACATGTTAACGTGCTGCCTCCCGGCCGGATGCGCGCCGGGCTTTATCAGGCTCTGGAACAGCAGGGATTAAAACGCCAGGTCGCCGTTTCGGTCACCCATTTTTTAGCCGTTCCGGAAATGATCGCCGTCACCGATTATTGCGCCACGCTGCCGGGATTAATTTGCCGACATCTGGCCAAAGACCCAAGGCTTAAAGTTATTCCTGCTCCCGTCAATCTCGGTACTTTTCCGGTCGAAATGGGCTGGCATGTTCGCTACCGACACGACCCGGCTCATCGCTGGTTGCGCTCATTGATTGGCAGTCTGGCTAAAGAACTGCTAGCGGGGAGCGAGTCGTCAGCGTAA
- a CDS encoding protein-disulfide reductase DsbD gives MLTAIAAAFLGGIILNLMPCVFPVISLKALSLIRHHDKPAQARAEGLAFLVGVVVTMFVLAGILLLARSGGAAVGWGFQLQSPVVIAVLILVMLASALNLFGLFEVGLSVQKVGEVGGGRGGLTGSALTGALAIVVATPCSAPFMASAVGYALTQPPVVSLVIFIALAIGFAAPFTLISFFPVLARILPAPGAWMVTLKHGLAFPMLGAVAWLIWVLERQGGSIALAAILACCILLSFAAWLYGMAQKRRMMGRRHWALHIATVVFALLIVPPLVNLKTFAGAPEMAETSVAAAPVAWSPQNVDAIKGQGKPIFVDFTASWCITCQVNEHTSLSTQAVKTAMARTNTIYMIADSTKYNPDVEQALSDFGRGGLPLYVVYPANGGKPVVLPQVLTPGIVISALDKASEPEKKT, from the coding sequence ATGCTGACTGCCATTGCAGCCGCCTTTTTGGGTGGCATTATTCTTAATCTAATGCCGTGCGTGTTTCCGGTGATATCGCTCAAAGCACTGAGTCTGATTCGCCATCACGACAAGCCTGCACAGGCCAGAGCCGAAGGTCTGGCATTTCTGGTGGGTGTTGTGGTGACCATGTTTGTGCTGGCGGGCATATTGCTGCTGGCACGGTCGGGCGGGGCGGCAGTCGGCTGGGGCTTCCAATTACAGTCACCGGTAGTGATCGCAGTGCTGATTCTCGTGATGCTGGCATCGGCGCTGAATTTGTTCGGCTTGTTTGAAGTCGGACTTTCGGTGCAAAAGGTCGGCGAAGTCGGCGGCGGTCGTGGCGGTTTGACCGGTTCGGCGTTGACCGGCGCGCTGGCAATAGTTGTCGCTACCCCTTGTAGCGCACCGTTTATGGCAAGCGCGGTAGGCTATGCATTAACTCAACCGCCGGTTGTCAGTCTGGTTATCTTTATTGCACTGGCCATTGGTTTCGCGGCACCGTTTACACTGATTTCGTTTTTCCCGGTATTGGCTCGGATATTACCTGCGCCCGGTGCCTGGATGGTGACCTTGAAGCACGGGCTGGCTTTCCCAATGTTGGGGGCGGTCGCCTGGCTCATCTGGGTGCTTGAACGTCAGGGCGGATCCATCGCCCTTGCTGCCATTCTGGCCTGTTGTATCCTGCTCAGTTTTGCTGCCTGGCTGTATGGCATGGCGCAAAAACGCCGTATGATGGGCAGACGTCATTGGGCTTTGCACATCGCCACCGTGGTTTTCGCGTTACTGATTGTGCCGCCGTTGGTCAATCTTAAAACCTTCGCAGGTGCGCCGGAGATGGCGGAAACCAGCGTCGCCGCAGCACCTGTAGCCTGGTCGCCGCAAAATGTTGACGCAATTAAAGGCCAGGGCAAGCCAATTTTCGTCGACTTTACCGCCTCCTGGTGCATTACCTGTCAGGTAAACGAACACACCTCGCTGTCAACGCAGGCGGTAAAAACGGCAATGGCGCGCACCAACACGATTTATATGATTGCGGATTCAACCAAGTACAATCCTGATGTCGAACAGGCGTTGAGTGATTTTGGCCGGGGTGGTTTGCCGCTGTATGTGGTGTATCCAGCGAACGGCGGAAAACCGGTGGTATTGCCACAAGTACTGACTCCGGGGATTGTTATCAGCGCTTTGGACAAGGCATCTGAACCTGAGAAAAAAACGTGA
- a CDS encoding DUF1109 domain-containing protein produces MRSHDPLIDKLSASAQPVKRIWPTSWRVAAWIAAVLPCGMLTSWGLHNKFTDWSQTGSLLALLSLLLAFVIGAIAIAAAFNLSIAGRQPMRLKWAALLAVIWLAVNLLNTSFSSDHAGIGKFGEGLHCYLFMLSASLPMIVISIVGLYRTRSLYPGQTLALAGCGIAFMSSTLLTLCHDIHLHSLDFAMHLAAGITIVIITMLSGRRWIRLSE; encoded by the coding sequence ATGAGAAGCCATGACCCATTAATCGATAAACTTAGCGCATCGGCCCAGCCGGTGAAACGCATCTGGCCGACGAGCTGGCGGGTGGCAGCCTGGATAGCCGCAGTGTTGCCCTGCGGCATGCTGACTAGCTGGGGCTTACACAATAAATTTACCGACTGGTCGCAAACTGGCTCTCTTTTGGCGCTCCTTTCTCTGCTGCTGGCTTTCGTTATCGGCGCTATCGCGATTGCTGCGGCCTTTAATCTGAGTATCGCCGGGCGGCAGCCGATGCGATTAAAGTGGGCAGCACTGCTCGCCGTGATCTGGCTGGCGGTCAATCTGCTCAATACCTCTTTTTCCAGCGATCACGCGGGGATAGGCAAGTTCGGAGAAGGGCTGCATTGCTATCTTTTTATGTTGTCGGCTAGCCTGCCGATGATTGTTATTTCAATTGTTGGCCTTTACCGCACCCGTTCTCTCTATCCCGGGCAAACTCTTGCGCTGGCTGGGTGTGGCATTGCGTTCATGTCATCAACGTTGCTTACGCTGTGTCATGATATTCACCTGCACAGCCTGGATTTTGCCATGCATCTCGCCGCGGGTATTACCATAGTTATCATTACCATGCTTTCCGGGCGTCGATGGATTCGTTTGAGCGAATAG
- a CDS encoding type 1 glutamine amidotransferase domain-containing protein produces the protein MKILMVLTSHDQLGDTGKKTGFWLEELAAPYYAFKDAGAEITLASPKGGNPPLDPKSNEPMFQTELTHRFEADAAATAQLATTVRLDSVSQDDFDSVFYPGGHGPLWDLAEDQHSITLIESFIGAGKPVALVCHAPGVLRHVKAANGQPLVAGKKVTGFTNSEEEGVQLTNVVPFLVEDELKKLGGIYSKADDWNSYVVIDGLLITGQNPGSSAATAEALLKQLAN, from the coding sequence ATGAAAATTCTTATGGTTCTCACCTCACATGACCAACTGGGCGACACTGGCAAGAAAACCGGCTTCTGGCTCGAGGAATTGGCTGCACCTTATTACGCTTTCAAGGACGCAGGCGCGGAGATCACTCTGGCTTCGCCAAAAGGCGGCAATCCACCGCTGGACCCGAAAAGCAACGAGCCAATGTTCCAGACTGAGCTGACCCACCGCTTTGAAGCCGATGCTGCAGCCACCGCGCAGCTCGCCACCACGGTGCGCCTGGACAGCGTTTCTCAGGATGATTTTGACAGTGTATTTTACCCTGGAGGTCACGGGCCGCTGTGGGATCTGGCAGAAGATCAGCATTCAATTACGCTGATCGAATCCTTTATCGGTGCAGGAAAACCTGTCGCTCTGGTGTGTCATGCACCGGGCGTACTGCGCCACGTCAAGGCGGCAAATGGCCAGCCTTTAGTCGCTGGCAAGAAAGTCACAGGCTTTACCAACTCTGAAGAGGAAGGAGTTCAGTTGACCAACGTGGTGCCTTTCCTGGTTGAAGATGAGCTAAAAAAACTGGGCGGGATTTATTCCAAAGCTGATGATTGGAACTCTTATGTGGTCATCGATGGCTTGCTGATTACCGGCCAGAATCCGGGATCGTCAGCCGCTACGGCAGAAGCGTTGCTGAAGCAGCTAGCTAATTAA
- a CDS encoding MFS transporter, translated as MSVFVPASSLTRRQLIFPISLVLFEFATYIAHDMIQPGMLLVTSEFHVGPEWVSASLTAYLMGGIMLQWLLGPLSDKLGRRPVMLCGVAFFMLTCFATHWVQSIEQFVLMRFLQGVSLCFIGAVGYAAIQEAFEESLSVKIMALMANVSLLAPLAGPIAGAAFLSFSGWRTMFWAFGGVTALALVGLWRYMPETSGDKNASVSVKSLAKGYYTLLKDRQVMSGSLAIGIGTIPCLAWVALSPVILIHDQGVSQMDYALLQIPVFVAMIAGNLTLGRLASRLPIEQPLKLGAWPIILGLAIAAIATAVNSHSYLWLTAGLSIYGFGTGLINAGLYRLTLFSSSAGKGSVAAMVGMVTILVFALGIESSKAAYFSGGSLRFSLINLACGLLWLWLVRAFLTERKRRSQITVVE; from the coding sequence ATGTCAGTGTTTGTTCCCGCGTCGAGCTTAACCCGTCGACAGTTGATTTTCCCGATCTCGCTGGTGCTGTTTGAGTTTGCCACCTATATCGCGCATGACATGATTCAGCCCGGCATGTTGCTGGTCACCAGCGAGTTTCACGTCGGGCCAGAGTGGGTTTCGGCCTCACTGACCGCCTACCTGATGGGCGGCATTATGCTGCAATGGCTGCTGGGCCCCCTTTCCGACAAACTTGGCCGCCGCCCGGTAATGCTCTGCGGGGTAGCATTTTTTATGCTGACCTGTTTTGCAACCCACTGGGTGCAAAGCATTGAACAATTCGTTTTGATGCGTTTTTTACAAGGCGTCAGCCTATGCTTTATCGGCGCAGTGGGCTATGCCGCGATTCAGGAAGCCTTTGAGGAGTCGCTCAGCGTGAAAATTATGGCGCTGATGGCCAACGTGTCATTGCTCGCTCCCTTGGCCGGACCGATCGCCGGAGCCGCGTTTCTCTCTTTCAGCGGCTGGCGCACCATGTTCTGGGCGTTTGGCGGCGTTACGGCTTTAGCACTGGTGGGTCTATGGCGCTATATGCCTGAAACGTCAGGAGATAAAAATGCATCAGTTTCGGTGAAATCTTTGGCAAAAGGCTATTACACCTTGCTCAAGGATCGACAAGTCATGAGCGGTTCGCTGGCAATTGGCATTGGGACGATCCCTTGCCTTGCCTGGGTTGCCCTGTCGCCAGTGATCCTTATCCATGACCAGGGGGTTAGCCAAATGGATTATGCGCTGCTTCAAATCCCGGTTTTTGTGGCCATGATCGCCGGTAACCTGACTCTGGGCCGCCTCGCCAGCCGCCTGCCCATTGAGCAACCGCTTAAACTGGGAGCGTGGCCAATTATCCTTGGTTTAGCCATAGCGGCGATCGCCACCGCAGTTAATAGCCACAGCTACCTTTGGCTGACCGCCGGACTAAGCATTTACGGCTTCGGAACCGGGCTGATTAATGCCGGGCTTTATCGGCTGACGCTATTTTCCAGCAGTGCCGGAAAAGGCAGCGTGGCGGCCATGGTGGGGATGGTCACTATTTTGGTGTTTGCACTGGGAATCGAGAGCTCGAAAGCCGCCTACTTCAGCGGCGGCAGCCTGCGTTTCAGTCTGATCAATCTTGCCTGTGGCCTGCTTTGGCTCTGGCTGGTACGCGCATTTCTCACAGAAAGAAAGCGACGTAGCCAGATTACTGTCGTGGAATAA